The genome window CAGAGTATGGGTGGCTTTGATAATAGTGCAAAAAATAAATGGATATCTCATCTGAATAAATACAAAAATCAAACAGAGAAAATCATCCTCATTTCAGACAATATAATCATCAGAGGTGCTGGTAGAATTATGTCAAAAATATCAGACCATCACTTAAGTGTATATAGGACGTTTGAAGAAATGACCTTAAAAGAAATGTAAGCCCTTCCTTATATATTATATAGAAGGAATTACTGACTTTTTACGAAATCACACTCTCATCATAAGCTTCCGGGTGAGAGATAGAAACAGCATCATCAGGCTGTATACTAGAGTGGTGAGTAACTATCTTATCGTCTTTGATCACAAAAGAAAACCTAAGCTTATTAGTTTCCTCAAAACCTTTAGACTTCCAATCCAATCGGTATTGTCCGCTATCTACTTTGAAATCATTTACTTTTTGTGTGGATACCTCCTCTAAAATCAAGTGAACATCATTTTTCACAAATAGGTCACGATATAAGTTCTTTACATCTTCTTTTGTATGCCGGGTTTTGGTTGAAAAAGCGGGAATCATAATCACATCATCAGAATAGAGACCCATTAGTGCATCTAGATCATGACTATTTATCGCGTTAGCCCATTTATTTAACACAGGAACCGCAGGTTCTTGCATTATGTCAGCATTTTCCAATGCTTCATCACTTTCAGGTTTGAATGTACCAGAAAATTGTGCTAATATCTCAGAGGTGGACTTTCCAAGTCTACGCATAAATACATATTGGATTCCTGCATGAACAAGTAGTAGAAGTAACAAACCTTCAAAAATGCCTAGCTCGAAAACAAGAAATCCGCATGCTGCTGCCATAATTAAAGCATATCTCCCTTCGGATCTAACATGCGTAATATTCGCAATCATTTTCCAACCTGAATACACCATAATGATACCTAGTGCGTATTCTGGTAAATGTTCAAGAACTGACGGGAATAGGACTACTAGTAAGAGTACAATCGAAGTAAAGAGGTTTGATAGCTTCGTCACAGCACCAGCAACTGTATTGGTCGTACTTTTCGCTAACCCGTCCAAATTCGTCATTCCCCCAAAAAAAGTTGCTCCAAAGTTAGCTATCCAAATGGGTAATAGTCCACTATTTGTATCCGCTTTCCTTTTTCTTGGGTCCATTTTTTCAATGGCTACATGACTCATCACTTGCTCAATTACATCTATACTTCCTAGCATTAAAGCAAATCCCACCATTTTCAATAAAGTCAGAAGCGTTTGACTTTGATCCATACCATCCAGGTGTGGCAAGGGCATTTGAATTTGAAATGGAATTGAATCTATGGAGACTCTGGGCAATGGCAAGAAGAAGCTTAGTGCAAAACTGGTTACCATAATTACAAAGTATGGTAGTGCGGGCATTCGTTTTTTGTAATACTTAAAAAGCATCACAAAAAGTGCAAATGAGACAATACTTAAGGCAATTACCATCTCACGCTCCCAATTGAGCCAAGTTCCAGTTTCATGTTCTATATCATAGAGGAATGGAACAAACTTTAAGGCTATTTTCAATCCTACGCCCGCTAGCAATCCTTCCACCAAGTAATGCGGCACAACTCGTAGAATATACCTTTCCCATTTAAAACTCCAAACCAATGCTTGAAACAATGCTGTAAGCATAATTACAAATGGCATGTTTTCCATACCAAATGAACTTACTCCAAGTGCTAATGCTGGAGCTAAACCGGCGGCCACTCCCGGCATTCCAGTATAGTTTCCAGGTCGAAATAGGTAGGTAACAAAGCTTACTACTCCAGCGAAAATCACTGTGTAGAGCCCAGTCATAACTGGGTAATCAGACATTAAACAAATACCAATGGTGAGTGGTACGGCCATTATACCCGTTACTGTACCTGCAAGTGCATCTCTTCTCAGATGCATAAATATATTCTTCAATCGATCATTCATGATTGTTCTGTTAATTTCTTAATAAGTAAATAGGACATATGGTATTGACTCTGTCGCAAAGGCGAGAGCAATACAGAAAAGAATCAGCTTCTAAAAAGCTTGTGAACTAACAGAATGGGATTTTAAGACAGCAAAAAGCAATGAAAAGAGATACACCAGAAAGAGACTTTCGAGGAGCCTTTACTGAATACTGGTTTTGTACGTGCGAATAGAAATTAAGAGCTACCGAAGTGGATGTGGAATCTCCCCAGCTTCCAGAAAGCAGAAGATTTTCTTTTAATTCTTCTTTTTCTTTTAATTCTTCCTTGAGTTCTCGTTCTTCCTTAGTCTCCTCCGCTTGCTCATCAGATAGCAATAAGCTTACTTCTGAAAGGGTAATTAAACCCATCAGAATGATGGCGAGGTAATTAAGAATGTATTCTCGGCGCAACATAGGTAGTCTGCTTGTGAAGCAATTTACCTATTTATCTTATTTGGACAAATGTATTTCGATTAGCATGTCGAAATTGACGGATAACATTAATGCATGAACATAGGTTAACATCATGTAATCATACTATCTTCCTTTTTTTGAATAATGCTTTTAGGTTTTTACTACAAATCGGCTCTTCTTGCCTTCTTCTTCGTTCAGGGAATTATATTCTCTACCTCGCTATTAATTCACTCTGTGAAGCACCGCGATGTTTCTAGCAAATGGTTAAGTTTACTGATTTTTTTGAGTTGTCTTTATGTAGCTCCATGGATGTTGGGGCACTTAGATTGGTATGCTATGGATGGCTATCGAGAATTTCTATTCTTCGTCCCTTTCCAACAATTCTTTCTCATCGGTCCTGTTATCCTATTCTATATTAAAAGCTTGCTTGACCCTGATACCAAGGGATTAAAAAGGGAAGACTTTTTACATTTCATTCCGGCTGCTCTCTACCTACTCTATAGTTTGATCGTATTTGTAACCGATTTTCTCATTTTAGATGAATTTTATTTCTACGCAGATGGTCGGGACAAAGATTTATCCCCCTGGTATCAAATTAGTGGACTTGCATGTATTATTACCTACACAGTCTTTGGAATCAAACTCTACTCACAATATCGTAAAGAAATCGTCAATCAGGTCAGTTATGCTGAAAATATCAAATTTGGGTGGCTTAAGAAATTCCTCATTGCCCTGTTAGTCATACTTACCATTCGAATTCTTTTCTTGATATTTTTACCTAATTGGGGTGATTTCGGTATCAAGTGGTGGTATTATTTCTTCTTTGCATGCGTTTTTTACTACATCGCACTATCAGGCTACAAGAATGCCATTCAATCATCTATTCTTTTTGAACCGGGCTGGCGATTGATAAGTCCAGATAGAACTGAGGAAAAATTAACTATTTCAGCTCATGAAATTACCTCCTGGAAAGAAAAAATACGGGTGTTTATTGAAGAGGAAAGAGCTTATCAAAATTCAAACCTAACACTCAGAGATGTGGCCAATTCTCTTGGCACCAATACCAGGTTAGTTTCTCAGGTAATCAATCAGGGATTCAAAATGAACTTCAATGACTTTATCAACGATTTTAGATTGAAGACCTTAAAAGTGAAACTCCAAAATGGTGAACATAAACAATTCACTCTCCTAAGTCTCGCTCTGGACTGTGGGTTTAATTCTAAAAGTACTTTCAATAGAGTATTTAAGAAAAGTACAGGACTAACTCCAAATCAATTCATTTCTCATATTGAAAGTCAAAAAGAATAGGTGTCAAATCATTATTTGACGCGCTGGATATACTTTTTCGATCCAGATTTGATATAAAAAATCAAAATGAAAAAGCTCTTCTCGTCAATCTTAATGATTGCTAGCCTATTGGTAAATGGCCAACTTAATCATTCTCAAATCACTGAGATCGATTCTTACCTTGAAGAACTCGTTAATGATAAGGCTCCTGGAATTGCCGCAGGCATAATCAAAAATGGAGATGTCGTTTATGAAAATTATCTGGGTCTGTCGAATCTCGAACACCAAGTCAAGGTTAACTTAAAATCAACGTTCAATATAGCTTCTGTTGCAAAACAGTTTACAGCTTTAAGCATACTGAAGTTATCATTAGATGAAAAACTTGACCTTGAGGATGATACTCGAGAGTACATTTCACAGTTATATCCTGATGTAGAGGAAATTATTCGCATCAGACATCTACTAAATCACACAAGTGGAATTCGTGATTTTTATGATCTCTTAAGCATTCAGCAGAAGCCATGGTGGAGAGAAGAAGGACTAGACAATCAAGCGGTCATAGAAATGCTCACAAAGCAAGAAGATTTAGGGTTTAATCCTGGAAGTACTTACCTCTATAGCAATTCTAATTATACCATACTAGCCAAGATAGTTGAAGTTGCATCAGGACAACCATTCCATGAGTACACCAAACAACTTTTTGAAGAATTAGGAATGAATCAAACATTCTTTTTGAAAGATTATATGAATGTCATACCCCATAAAGCTAGCCCCTATGCTGACTGGGGAGATGGTGTCTGGAAAGAATACCCTATGATGACCAACTTATATGGAGATGGATTTCTATTCACCACACTACAAGATCAATTGACTTATGAAAAAGCCATGCAGAATGCTACAACCAAAAATGAACTTTTATACCTAAGTCAACAATCAATCACGAATGCCGAAATTGTTACTTACGGATTTGGGCTTGAGCTGGAAGATCGTATAGGAAGGAAAGCAGTTCATCATTCAGGAAGCACTGGGGCCTATCATTCCCAAATAGTCCGCTATATAGATGATGAAACGTCTATTGTAATAATGAGCAATAATGGAAAACTTTGGAGTGGGGCTATTGCAGACAAAATATCAGAAATTATACTGCCTAAACTTGAGGATGAAAAGAAAGAGTTCGCTATCAACACAGAAGCTTTCACCAGAAACCTACCAACTAATGAAATCACTGGAGAGTACTTAAGCCCGAAAGGAAATGTGATAAGGATAACTAAAGATGCTGAATCTTTATACTGGCAATTAGATAATAATAATCCGATACCGCTGGAATTCAAGCAAGGAAGCCTTTACCTATGGAATGCGAATGAAAGTGTGAAGATAGGATTCTCTGAATCCGCGTTTACCATACTTCAGCAAGACAAGGAACCTAGAATCTACAAAAAGTTAGATTCATTCATTCCATCTAAAAATTACATTCATAGTCTAACTGGCACTTATTACAATGAGGAACTCGATCTAACTTTTGATCTTTCAAAAGACAAAGATTTCAACATCATCATTTCTGACAAACAAACTGGACAAAGCGGTGCTTTGCAGATCATTCAAAAAGATCGGTTTATGTTTTCGGATTACAAGTTCAGAACAACATACGATGAAGTAAATAAGGTTTCGACATTACTTATGAGTTTCAGTAGGGCTAAAAACATTCGGTTTAGGAAAACAGATAGTAAGCTGTCTGATCAGTTAAAATACACAGAAGATGGAGGATATATTCAGGTAAGCACTATTTCTAGTGAAAGAGAAAAGGATCAAATATTGTTGACAAAGAACTACTCGAATGACAATGAAGAGTGGTCACAAATCTTTGGTGGTAAAAGCTATGATAGGGTTAGTAGCATTGAACTAACTCAGGATGGAGGATATCTGATTGTTGGATCTACCAGTTCCGATGGTGAAGGGAATTATGATGTACTAATCATCAAGACTGATAAACAAGGTAAGAAAGTTTGGAGCGAAACTTTCGGACAAGAGTTGAATGATTATGGTTTAAGTGCTCAGCTATTGGCAAATAATCAGATTAAGGTTAAAGGAACAAGGCAAAAGTGTGAAAGTAAAGATTTCAGTGATTGTACGGATGAAAAGTGGATTTTCACTACACAATTAGATAGTAACTAAAATGAAGAATCCATTCAATACGTTTACATCGTAAATGAAATGAATCGATAATTATTTTGGTAGTTAATAATTAGCCGATCCTCTTCATAGGATCGGTTTTTTTATGATCGGACTATCCAATACGTACTGATTTCACCATTGTCAGAAGAAGTCTGAATGCAAGAGAATTCTATCTAGTTGGCATGAAATTTTGTACGAAGCTGCGGACATTGAATCCAATACTTGGGAAATTGATCAAATTAGACTAAGTAATGTTTAGATTTAAAGTGCCATTAGAAATTGCATGGTTGAAACCAAACAAGATGAATTTTCAGAAACAGTTTTAGCAACGAAGCTGATGCCTTTTACAGGTAAGATTGCCTATCGTACCATTTACCTTTTTCTATTCAGTCTGATAATCTATATCACTTCGTCTTTGCTAGGCTTCCAGGGCTTTATCCCACTTTGGGTAACCTGCATAATCAATACGGTATGCGCCTACTTACTATTTACACCGCTACATGAGGCTTCTCATCAAAACATTAAGGGCAAAAAACGAAAACTGAAGTGGCTAGAAAATCTCATTGGGTGGGTTTCCGGATTATCGCTAATGGCTCCTTTTCCGATGTTTAGATATCTACACATTATGCACCACGGGCATACTAATCATCCCGAAAAAGACCCTGACTATTGGGTAGCTTCTCGTAATCCCATTATGATGCTCTTGAAGTGCATGACTACTTATTTTGCTTACTATAATCATTTCAGAAAGGATCAAAAGAAGTTGTGGACAAACGTCAAAACCAGGAAAGAGTATATAGTTAGTACAACCACAATTCTGTTTATTAATGTAATCATCATCTGGTCAGGAATAACCTTCGGATGGACATTTCCCTTACTTATCTATGTTGTCCCTGGATATTTAGCTCTTGGATTTCTTGCATTTGCATTTGATTGGCTTCCCCATCATCCGCATGATGTACAACAACGTTATCTGGATACTCGAATCATTCTGAAACCTGGTTTGAATACCATTTTAGTGAGTCAGAATATGCACCTGATCCATCACTTATATTCAGGCATTCCATATTACCATTACGGTGATGCTTTGAAAGTTCTAGAAGCAAAACTCCAAAAAGAGGGAGCCCGTATAGAGAAATAAAATCGTTTATAGATGATTTTTAATCATCTCTTCTACCATTTCGGTGGTGAGTGGCTTGATTTTAAAATCAGTAGTTATGTTATGCTCTTTGGCTCTTTCAAAATCATCCGGATTTTCGCTTGTGGTCAACATTACCACAATACTTGCTAGTTGAATGGATGGGTCAAGTCGTTTGTACGCCTCTAAAAATTCCCAACCATTCATTCCTGGCATATTGATATCAAGCAATATCAAATCTGGATTTACATTTTTAGTATCCTTAATTTCCTCAAAATAGGCTAGTGCTTTTTCAGCATCTTCAAAAACAATTATCTCAGGGTTATCTAATGTTTTTTTAATAACCCTACTGTGAAAAAAATTATCATCCTCATTGTCATCTATGAGCATGATAGTGATTGAATTAGTCATATTAAGTTACTTGGTAGTGTAAAATAAAAAGTACTACCTACTCCTTCTTTGGATTTAACCCATATTTCTCCCTCGTGTAGCTGTACTATTTTTTTGCAATGTGCAAGGCCAATACCATAACCCTCATACTTGCTGGATGTTTGCACTCTTTGGAAAATTTTGAATATACGATCAAAATATTTTTGTTTAATTCCTATTCCATTATCTGAAACAGAAAATCTCCATGAATTTTCAATCAGTTCGCAATTCACAAAAATTTGAGGTTCTTCATCGGGTTTTTTAAACTTAATAGCATTGATAACTAAGTTTTGGAATAGCTGATTTAATTCAACTTGATACCCATTGATTTTTGGTAGGTTTTCAATTTTTAAATGAGCATTATTTTCTTCAACTATGCCCTTCAAATCCACCATAAGTTCACTCATCAAGTCATTCGTATCAATGTATTCGAGCTCTGAACTCTTTCCTAATCTAGAGTGATCCAGCAGACCCTTTATCAAATTAGACATCCTTCTGGTAGCTCGTTTCATAGAAGATAGGTATGAAAATATAGTTTGATTCAACTCATGAGCATGGTCCTCTTCTATGACCTGAACATAGTTGGATATGGTTCTTAATGGTTCTTGTAAATCATGAGAAGCTATGTAGGTGAACTGCTCCATTTCCTTATTCTTCATTTCAATAACTCTTACTTCTTCTGCTTTCTTAAAATCGGTCAAGTCATGCGTAATATTTCCATAACCAATGATCTTCCCGGCAGCATCATTGATCGTCATTATAGTCTTACTGGCCCAAAATCGTGAACCATCTTTTTTTAGAACCCATCCTTCGTATTTAGCTACTTGGTTATTTCTTGCATCTAGCAGTAATTGTTCTGGAGTTTTTTGGATTTGAACTTCTGTAGGGTAAAAAGTACGATGATTACTACCTTCTACTTCCTCAGAAAGATAGCCTTTCAAGTTTGTGGCGCTATCAGACCAAGTCTGCACGTTACCCTCAAGGTCCATGAAAAAGATAGCGTAGTTATTTAAGCTGTTTATCACCTTGTTAAGGTTAAGGAAATCAGCTTTAGTTCGATCACCTTGTTTTATGAGGGGTCTAAAAATCAGAATAATCTCAGTTATTATAATCAATAACGTGATAGCTAGTAGGGAAAACTCTACTATCGACATTTTACTAATCCTGGCGACTGATAAATCCTCGAATAAGTTCGTGATGCTGTCCATTAGGACTAAAAAAGATTTCTCATTATCCCTTACTTTATTCGCATACATTGCTATTGAATCTCCCGATTGAGAGAATCTCAGTGCTAGTAGTCGCTCCGATGCTATATCTATTTCTTCGAAAAGAGGATCTAATTCAATGAAGAGTTTTTGTATAGGTTCATGGTCCAAAACATCCTCATGTTTCTTAAGGTAATGATGAGCTTGTTTCCAGGAATCATGTGCTTCTGCTAGTTCTTTTTTGTACTCCTCAAATCTGACAGGATCTTCTTCATATCTTAATTGAAGAGACAGCTTAGCAATCATTTGGCTATGCATTCGCTGCTTTCCCGAGATATTAACAACAGTCGCGTCGTTTCTACTTTCGATAAGTGTCTCCTGCAGATATACCTGACTAAAAAGCAGTATTAGTGTTAATACGCCTAGCAGTAAGTAATAAATGTTCTTACGGCCGAATTTTAAAAGCTTCAAACAAAGTTCCTTTCTACCGCATACATCACCAGTCCTGCTACATTTTTACATCCGGTTTTTTCAAGTAAGTTTCGTTTATGAGTCTCCACGGTTCGTATACTTATGAAAAGCTTATCCGCAATTTCCTGATTTGTATGTTCATTAGTAATCATCACCAAGACTTCCTTCTCCCGATCAGATAGTTCTGCTTCAAGTGTAAGCCGTTGTTTAGGTTTTCTTCCAGCGATGTTACCAATGATCGTCTTATATACTTCTGCGGAATAATGATCTTTGCCTGCAAGTACTTTTTCAATGGCTTCTACTAATTCATTCTTGTCTGATTTCTTCAAGACATAACCGTTGGCTCCTAGAGCAATCATTTTGTTTATATAACCTGCCTCATTAAACATGGACAGCACAAGTACTTTTTGATCTGGATAGTTTTCTTTGAGGCTTTTCATGAATTCTACACCATCCATTTCTGGCATATTGATATCTGTTAAAATGATATCATATTCATTATCCTTGAGAAGCTCAAGAGCCTGCAAGCCATTTTCAGCTTCGTCTTTGATCTCAAACTTTTCATCGTTATCAAAATAAAATCTTATCCCATCTCTGATGATCTGATGATCATCAACTAATAATAATGTGTGCATAGACATAAAAATTAACTTACAGGCATTTTCACCGTTACTCGTGTCCCTTTTCCTTTTTGCGAATCAATATTTACCAATCCATTGCTATGACGAACCCTATGAGTAATATTTTGAAGTCCATTTCCATTCAAAACCTGATCCACGGCAAAACCTACTCCATCATCCTCAATATTTAAACTAACAATCCCCCCATCTTGATGCAAATCCATTTTGACTTCTGAAGCTTCGCTGTATTTCGCAACATTGTTCAACGTTTCTTGAATAACCCGATAAATCTGCGACTTAACGAATGGGGAAAGTTCATCTTCCGTGATTTTATAATCACTCTTGACTGTAATAGACTCGGGCATGTATCCAATCAACTTATCAATTGCATAATCCAAGCTATGTTCTTCAATCTGTTTGACTGAAATATTGTTGATCAGATAACCCAAGTCATCAATCGTTTCGTGTACCAGATTCTTGACTTTTAATAAACCCTTATTGTCCGGTGTATTATCAGAAATTTGACTTATAAACATGGATATTCCATTCATTTTCTGACCGAGATTATCATGAAGTTCTCTTGCAAGATCTTTACGATCTCGTTCTTGTTTGTTCATTTGATATATCTGATTTTCGTGATCTGCTGTCACATCCACTACTGTCCCGTAGTATCTCACTCCTTTATCATCCTTATAATCAGGCCGTAGTACGACTTTGAAATGACCTATGATACTATCGTCTTTTTGATTGATATTGAACCGATGTTCGCTATGATATTCTTCATGCTTATTGATACATCTATTGATTCCTTCAGCAAAAATATCCCGATCTTCTTCTTTGATTAACTGAGAAAATTTGCGGAAAGAAATCTTATCTCCTTCAATATTAAGGTTCATCATACGCTTAAAGTTTCCGCTGCAGCTTAATACATCTAAGTCAGCGTCATATTCAAAGCTTCCCGAACGTGTCAATAACTCTGCCTGACTAAGAATTGATTTAGCTTTTATAGTCTCCTCTAGGGAGGTTTTCTGCTTGGTGATGTCTCTGCATTCACCTACAATACCATCAACTTCTCCTTCATCAATGATCGGCGTTTTAGTAATCTCAATAATTTTCCTGGAGCCATCATGGATAAAGTCTATTTCATATGCTACAGACTTTCCAGTAAATTTGACGAACTCATCATTTTCAATAGCCTTATCTGATATATTTTCCGGAAATATTTCTTCCTCTTTTTTACCCACTATTTCATCTGCATGGACTTTGAAAAAATCACAAAAAGCCTTGTTAACTTTCAAGTATTCCCCATCATTATTTTTGAGGAAAATCATATCAGCAAAACTGTCAAAGATGGTATCTAATATGAGGTTCTTTTCAACTAACTCTCGTTGAAACTTTTGTTTCTCCTTACTCATAGAGCACTCATGCAATGCACGCTCTATAGCTATAGGAATCTT of Marinobacter alexandrii contains these proteins:
- a CDS encoding SulP family inorganic anion transporter; this encodes MNDRLKNIFMHLRRDALAGTVTGIMAVPLTIGICLMSDYPVMTGLYTVIFAGVVSFVTYLFRPGNYTGMPGVAAGLAPALALGVSSFGMENMPFVIMLTALFQALVWSFKWERYILRVVPHYLVEGLLAGVGLKIALKFVPFLYDIEHETGTWLNWEREMVIALSIVSFALFVMLFKYYKKRMPALPYFVIMVTSFALSFFLPLPRVSIDSIPFQIQMPLPHLDGMDQSQTLLTLLKMVGFALMLGSIDVIEQVMSHVAIEKMDPRKRKADTNSGLLPIWIANFGATFFGGMTNLDGLAKSTTNTVAGAVTKLSNLFTSIVLLLVVLFPSVLEHLPEYALGIIMVYSGWKMIANITHVRSEGRYALIMAAACGFLVFELGIFEGLLLLLLVHAGIQYVFMRRLGKSTSEILAQFSGTFKPESDEALENADIMQEPAVPVLNKWANAINSHDLDALMGLYSDDVIMIPAFSTKTRHTKEDVKNLYRDLFVKNDVHLILEEVSTQKVNDFKVDSGQYRLDWKSKGFEETNKLRFSFVIKDDKIVTHHSSIQPDDAVSISHPEAYDESVIS
- a CDS encoding helix-turn-helix domain-containing protein — translated: MSCLYVAPWMLGHLDWYAMDGYREFLFFVPFQQFFLIGPVILFYIKSLLDPDTKGLKREDFLHFIPAALYLLYSLIVFVTDFLILDEFYFYADGRDKDLSPWYQISGLACIITYTVFGIKLYSQYRKEIVNQVSYAENIKFGWLKKFLIALLVILTIRILFLIFLPNWGDFGIKWWYYFFFACVFYYIALSGYKNAIQSSILFEPGWRLISPDRTEEKLTISAHEITSWKEKIRVFIEEERAYQNSNLTLRDVANSLGTNTRLVSQVINQGFKMNFNDFINDFRLKTLKVKLQNGEHKQFTLLSLALDCGFNSKSTFNRVFKKSTGLTPNQFISHIESQKE
- a CDS encoding serine hydrolase domain-containing protein; this translates as MKKLFSSILMIASLLVNGQLNHSQITEIDSYLEELVNDKAPGIAAGIIKNGDVVYENYLGLSNLEHQVKVNLKSTFNIASVAKQFTALSILKLSLDEKLDLEDDTREYISQLYPDVEEIIRIRHLLNHTSGIRDFYDLLSIQQKPWWREEGLDNQAVIEMLTKQEDLGFNPGSTYLYSNSNYTILAKIVEVASGQPFHEYTKQLFEELGMNQTFFLKDYMNVIPHKASPYADWGDGVWKEYPMMTNLYGDGFLFTTLQDQLTYEKAMQNATTKNELLYLSQQSITNAEIVTYGFGLELEDRIGRKAVHHSGSTGAYHSQIVRYIDDETSIVIMSNNGKLWSGAIADKISEIILPKLEDEKKEFAINTEAFTRNLPTNEITGEYLSPKGNVIRITKDAESLYWQLDNNNPIPLEFKQGSLYLWNANESVKIGFSESAFTILQQDKEPRIYKKLDSFIPSKNYIHSLTGTYYNEELDLTFDLSKDKDFNIIISDKQTGQSGALQIIQKDRFMFSDYKFRTTYDEVNKVSTLLMSFSRAKNIRFRKTDSKLSDQLKYTEDGGYIQVSTISSEREKDQILLTKNYSNDNEEWSQIFGGKSYDRVSSIELTQDGGYLIVGSTSSDGEGNYDVLIIKTDKQGKKVWSETFGQELNDYGLSAQLLANNQIKVKGTRQKCESKDFSDCTDEKWIFTTQLDSN
- a CDS encoding fatty acid desaturase, with amino-acid sequence MVETKQDEFSETVLATKLMPFTGKIAYRTIYLFLFSLIIYITSSLLGFQGFIPLWVTCIINTVCAYLLFTPLHEASHQNIKGKKRKLKWLENLIGWVSGLSLMAPFPMFRYLHIMHHGHTNHPEKDPDYWVASRNPIMMLLKCMTTYFAYYNHFRKDQKKLWTNVKTRKEYIVSTTTILFINVIIIWSGITFGWTFPLLIYVVPGYLALGFLAFAFDWLPHHPHDVQQRYLDTRIILKPGLNTILVSQNMHLIHHLYSGIPYYHYGDALKVLEAKLQKEGARIEK
- a CDS encoding response regulator, whose amino-acid sequence is MTNSITIMLIDDNEDDNFFHSRVIKKTLDNPEIIVFEDAEKALAYFEEIKDTKNVNPDLILLDINMPGMNGWEFLEAYKRLDPSIQLASIVVMLTTSENPDDFERAKEHNITTDFKIKPLTTEMVEEMIKNHL
- a CDS encoding ATP-binding protein translates to MKLLKFGRKNIYYLLLGVLTLILLFSQVYLQETLIESRNDATVVNISGKQRMHSQMIAKLSLQLRYEEDPVRFEEYKKELAEAHDSWKQAHHYLKKHEDVLDHEPIQKLFIELDPLFEEIDIASERLLALRFSQSGDSIAMYANKVRDNEKSFLVLMDSITNLFEDLSVARISKMSIVEFSLLAITLLIIITEIILIFRPLIKQGDRTKADFLNLNKVINSLNNYAIFFMDLEGNVQTWSDSATNLKGYLSEEVEGSNHRTFYPTEVQIQKTPEQLLLDARNNQVAKYEGWVLKKDGSRFWASKTIMTINDAAGKIIGYGNITHDLTDFKKAEEVRVIEMKNKEMEQFTYIASHDLQEPLRTISNYVQVIEEDHAHELNQTIFSYLSSMKRATRRMSNLIKGLLDHSRLGKSSELEYIDTNDLMSELMVDLKGIVEENNAHLKIENLPKINGYQVELNQLFQNLVINAIKFKKPDEEPQIFVNCELIENSWRFSVSDNGIGIKQKYFDRIFKIFQRVQTSSKYEGYGIGLAHCKKIVQLHEGEIWVKSKEGVGSTFYFTLPSNLI
- a CDS encoding response regulator transcription factor, with the translated sequence MHTLLLVDDHQIIRDGIRFYFDNDEKFEIKDEAENGLQALELLKDNEYDIILTDINMPEMDGVEFMKSLKENYPDQKVLVLSMFNEAGYINKMIALGANGYVLKKSDKNELVEAIEKVLAGKDHYSAEVYKTIIGNIAGRKPKQRLTLEAELSDREKEVLVMITNEHTNQEIADKLFISIRTVETHKRNLLEKTGCKNVAGLVMYAVERNFV
- a CDS encoding PAS domain-containing protein gives rise to the protein MTTWKDRIEILHLEDNPDDIDLLSLTLKRSNLDYQLKSISTKEDFEKEDLTHFDVVISDYNLKNYDGLSAIKRIRELDSTKPVILLSGTVGEELATDLLRAGANDFILKSNLKKIPIAIERALHECSMSKEKQKFQRELVEKNLILDTIFDSFADMIFLKNNDGEYLKVNKAFCDFFKVHADEIVGKKEEEIFPENISDKAIENDEFVKFTGKSVAYEIDFIHDGSRKIIEITKTPIIDEGEVDGIVGECRDITKQKTSLEETIKAKSILSQAELLTRSGSFEYDADLDVLSCSGNFKRMMNLNIEGDKISFRKFSQLIKEEDRDIFAEGINRCINKHEEYHSEHRFNINQKDDSIIGHFKVVLRPDYKDDKGVRYYGTVVDVTADHENQIYQMNKQERDRKDLARELHDNLGQKMNGISMFISQISDNTPDNKGLLKVKNLVHETIDDLGYLINNISVKQIEEHSLDYAIDKLIGYMPESITVKSDYKITEDELSPFVKSQIYRVIQETLNNVAKYSEASEVKMDLHQDGGIVSLNIEDDGVGFAVDQVLNGNGLQNITHRVRHSNGLVNIDSQKGKGTRVTVKMPVS